GAAGAATGAACAGGACGACGAACGAAATGACCAGCAGCACAATGGATACCGCTGCGGCGCCGGTCCGATCGTCGAACTCGATGAGTTGGCGGATGTACTGGGAAGAGACCTCTGTCTCGCCCGGAACCGCACCGCCGATGAGCACGACGGAACCGTACTCGCCGATCGCGCGGGAGAAAGCCAGGCCCGCTCCTGACAGCAGCGACGGCAGCAGCGCGGGCAGGATCACCAGCCGGAAGATGGTGAAGTTGTCGGCACCCAACGACGCCGCCGCCTCCTCGACCTCCCGGTCCAGTTCCAGCAGCACCGGTTGCACCGAACGAACGACGAACGGCAACGTGACGAACGCCAGCGCGATGCCGATGCCCCAGATGGTCTGCTGGAGCGAGATGCCAACCGGACTGTTGGGGCCGTACAGGGCCAACATCACGAGGCTGGCGACGATGGTCGGCAGCGCGAACGGCAGGTCGATGATCGCGTCGACGTAGCGCTTTCCGGGAAAGTCGTCGCGTGTCAGCACCCACGCGACGATCAATCCGAAGAACAGGTTGACGACCGCGACCGCCAGCGACACCGTCAACGTGACACGGAACGACTCGAGCGCGCCGTTGGAGGTGATCGCCTGCCAGAACGCGGCCCAGCCGCCGCCTGCCGATTGCCACACGATCGCGGCGAGCGGCAGCAGCACAATGACCGACAGCCATGTCGTCGCGACGCCGACGCGCAGCCGCGTGCTGCCGTAGCGGCTCCTGAAGAAGCCGCGAGGCGGCCCGGCTCCACCACTCCCGGTGGATTTCGGCCGGGTCGCCTCGTCGTCAAGAGCAGCTGTCATCCGGTGGCCTGTTTGTAGATCTTGGTGATCGATCCATTGTCCTTGTCGAACAGCGCGGGGTCGACCTCACTCCAGCCGCCCAGATCCGCGATCGTCCACAGCTTCTCCGGAGTCGGGAAGTCGGTCGAGAATTCCTCGGCGACCGCGGGGTCAACCGGCCGGAAGCCGGCCTGGGCCCAGATCTTCTGGCCCTCAGGGGTGTAGAGGAAGTTCTTCAGCGCGTTGGCCTGCTCCTGATGCGCGCTGGACGTAACCACCGCGACCGGGTTCTCGATCTTGAAGGTCTGCGGCGGGTTGACGTGCTCGACCGGCTTACCCTGGCGCTCGATGTTGATCGCCTCGTTCTCATAGCTCAGTAGCACATCACCCGTGCCCTGCAGGAACAGGTCGGTCGCCTCCCTACCCGACGACGGCCGCGTCCGGATGTGCTCGGTGACCAACTTGTTGACGAAGTCGAGCCCCGCCTGCTGATCCTGGCCGCCGTTGCTCTTGGCGGCGTACGGCGCCAGCAGGTTCCACTTGGCAGACCCCGAACTCAGCGGGCTCGGGCTGACGACCTCGAGCCCCGGCTGCAGCAGGTCATCCCAGTCCTTGATGTTCCTCGGGTTGCCCTTGCGCACGACCAGCGAGACAACCGAACCGAACGGGATGCCCTGGGTGGCGTCGGCATTCCAGTCCTTGGCCACCTTGTCGGCCTTGACCAGACGGGTGATGTCGGGTTCGACCGAGAAGTTGACCAGGTCCGCCGGCTTGCCGTCGACGACGGCACGCGACTGGTCGCCCGAGGCGCCGTAGGACGTGGTGACCGCGA
The sequence above is drawn from the Mycobacterium gallinarum genome and encodes:
- the cysT gene encoding sulfate ABC transporter permease subunit CysT, producing MTAALDDEATRPKSTGSGGAGPPRGFFRSRYGSTRLRVGVATTWLSVIVLLPLAAIVWQSAGGGWAAFWQAITSNGALESFRVTLTVSLAVAVVNLFFGLIVAWVLTRDDFPGKRYVDAIIDLPFALPTIVASLVMLALYGPNSPVGISLQQTIWGIGIALAFVTLPFVVRSVQPVLLELDREVEEAAASLGADNFTIFRLVILPALLPSLLSGAGLAFSRAIGEYGSVVLIGGAVPGETEVSSQYIRQLIEFDDRTGAAAVSIVLLVISFVVLFILRTIGSRAAKREELAA
- a CDS encoding sulfate ABC transporter substrate-binding protein, which encodes MVNIRKTWRTAAVAAASAALLAACGGGSSDVAGGDGEQGAADTTLTVVAYAVPEPGWSKIIPAFAATEEGKGVAVTTSYGASGDQSRAVVDGKPADLVNFSVEPDITRLVKADKVAKDWNADATQGIPFGSVVSLVVRKGNPRNIKDWDDLLQPGLEVVSPSPLSSGSAKWNLLAPYAAKSNGGQDQQAGLDFVNKLVTEHIRTRPSSGREATDLFLQGTGDVLLSYENEAINIERQGKPVEHVNPPQTFKIENPVAVVTSSAHQEQANALKNFLYTPEGQKIWAQAGFRPVDPAVAEEFSTDFPTPEKLWTIADLGGWSEVDPALFDKDNGSITKIYKQATG